The genomic segment CCAAGCGCCGGCCCCGCAAGAAGGCGGGCGGGGCACCGAGCACGCCCGCCGCGCCTCCGGTCGCCGCCGTCGCCACACCGGTGCAGGCCGTGGAGGTCGTGAAGCCTCGTCAACCCGCCGACGACAAGGTCGCCGACACGACACCCGCCGCGTACGTGCCGTTGGCGAAACCGCCGGTGCGCAAGCTCGCGAAGGAGCTCGGCGTCGACCTGCGCACGGTGACCGGATCCGCCGACGGCGGGGTCATCACGCGCGAGGACGTGTACCGGGCGGCGGAAGGCGCCACCAACGGTGCCGCCGTGTCCTCCGGCCCGGCGGCGGCGACCGCCGCGCAGGCCGGGTCGTACGACCCCGCCACGCGCGAACGGCGGGTCCCGATCCGCGGGGTCCGCAAGGCCACCGCCCAGGCCATGGTGAACAGCGCCTACACCGCGCCGCACGTCACGGAGTTCCTCACCGTCGACGTGACCCCGATGATGGAGCTGCGCGACAAGCTCCGGCGTACGCCGGAGTTCGCCGACGTCAAGCTGACTCCGTTGGCGTTCGCGGCCAAGGCCGTGTGTCTGGCCGCGACACGCACCCCGGACGTCAACGCGGTGTGGGACGACGCCGCGGGCGAGATCGTCTACAAGGACTACGTCCACCTCGGGATCGCGGCGGCCACGCCGCGCGGTCTCGTGGTGCCGAAGGTCCGGGACGCCGACGCCCTGTCCCTGGCGGAGCTGGCCGCGGCCATCGGTGAGCTCACCGCCACCGCGCGGGACGGCAAGACGACGCCGGAGGCCATGCTGAACGGCACGTTCACCATCACCAACGTCGGCGTGTTCGGCGTCGACACCGGCACCCCGATCATCAACCCCGGAGAGTCGGCCATCCTGGCGCTCGGGGCGATCCGGGACATGCCGTGGGTCGTGGACGGCGAACTCGCCGTGCGCAAGGTGATGCAGCTGTCGCTCAGCTTCGACCACCGAGTCGTCGACGGGCAGCAGGGCTCGCAGTTCCTCGCCGACGTCGGCGCGCTGCTGGCCGACCCGGCGATGGCGATCACGTACTGACCCGACCGACGCTGTTCACTTCGGCCCGTCGAGGTGTCCCCTCGGCGGGCCGAAACCTGTTCTCAGTCCAGCAGGGCGTTCGCGTGCAGGTGGTCGAGCACGACCCGGCTCGCGAGCGACAGCAGTGACGAGTCGGCGTGGCGGAGCCACCGCACCTCCTCGATCTCGTGGTCGGGCGTGATCGTGCCTTCGTGGTCGGCGGTGTAGCAGGTCATGCGCACCCGCACGCCGTTGCCGCTGTCGGCGGGGCCGTCGAAGACCCCCACGAGCGACTCGGTGCCCCGCACGACGGTGACCGAGAGTTCCTCGGCGATCTCGCGGACGAGCGTGTCGACGTCGGCCTCCCCGGGCTCCCGTTTCCCCCCGGGTAGGTAGAAGACGTCCTTGCCCCGCGATCGGGCGACGAGCACACGGCCGTCCTCGATCCTGATCCACGCCACCTTGTCGATCACCCTGTCGACCGTGTCGCCGGCCATGGCCTCGCTGCTGTGCACCGCAGCAGGCTAAAGCCGTAACCTGGGAGCAAATCGCCCGCCCCACGCGTTGGAACCCATATGGCCGCCATCTTTCTGCTCTGGGTGATCGCCGAGATCGCCGCGATCTGGGCCGTCGCGTCGCTCGTCGGCTTCCTCGCCACACTCGGCCTCCTCCTCGCGGGCGCGCTGCTCGGTTCGTGGCTCGCGCGGCGGGAGGGCGGCAAGGCCGCTCGCGCGGTGATGGACACGGCGAGAGCGGGACGGTCACCGCACCAGGAGGTCACCGACAGCATGCTCGTCGGCCTCGGCGGCTTGTTGATCTTCGTGCCCGGCTTCGTCAGCGACGTCGCGGGATTGCTGTTGCTGCTCAAGCCCACCCGCAGCGTCGTGCGTCGCGCGTGGATGAAGCGGCTGCAGCGGCGCGGCCCCGCCATGCGCCCCGGGTTCGGCGGTCCTCGCGCGTCGAGTCGCGTGATCGTGGTCGACAGCGAGGTCGTGGACGAACCCGGCGGGCCCCGGGACGAGCGGCGCGACCCTCCACAGCGGCCGGTCATCGAGTCGGAGTGAGCGACCGGACACCCGGTGTCAACCACCGGAATCTCCTGCTCAGGTAGCGTTTGGCCGGACGACGGGAGGTACTGGTGGCGCAGGACGTACAGCGCTCGCCCGAACGGGCCAAGCGACTACCCCGACCGGTGCGTGAGAAGCAGATTCTCGACGCCGCGGTCGAGGTGTTCTCGCGGCACGGTTACCACCTCGCCTCGATGGACGAGATCTCGGACGTCGCGGGCGTCTCCAAGCCGATGATCTACAGCTATCTCGGCGCGAAGGAGGAGCTGTTCGGCCACTGCGTGCGCCGGGAGTCGCAGCGGCTGCTCGAAGCCGTCCGCGACGGGGTACGCGCCGACGTTCCGCCCGACATGCAGCTGTGGCACGGCCTGCGTTCGTTCTACGGCTTCGTGGCCGCCTACCGCGAGTCGTGGATCGTGCTGCACCGGCACGCCCTCACCGCGGGCGGCCCGTTCGCCGAGGAGATCACCGCGTTGCGCGCGCGGGCCGTCGCGCTGGTGCGTGACCTCGTGGTCTCGGCGGGAACGGAACGTGGCCTCGCCTCTCAGGCCGAGTTCTCCGGAGAGGGCATGGCCGCCGCCCTCGTCGGAGCGGCCGAGTCGCTCGCGGACTGGTGGCTCGACCATCCCGACGTGGCCGACGGTGTGCTCGCGTCCTGGCTCATGAACCTCACGTGGCTGGGCTTCAACGACCTCGTCGAAGGCCGCGTCTGGCGCCCCACCGAACCGGCGGAGTGACCCCGCCTGCGCGGAGTCGCGCTCAGCCTGCGGTGATCGTGCCCTTCAGGTGCGGCTTCGGCTTGCGCGCGTTCCACAGCTCGAACGCCCACCCGGCGTTCCCGGCGTCGTCCGTGCGCCAGGTCGTGAAGGCCGCCTTCGCGGGCAGCAGCACGGGCAGCTGGAACCGCACGTCGATCGTGTAGGCCTCGGGCAGCCGACCCTCGAACGCCGCGAGGCAGCGGGCCTTCGACCACATGCCGTGCGCGATGGCCGACCTGAACCCGAACGCGCGGGCCGTCAACGGGTGCAGGTGGATCGGGTTGCGATCGCCCGACACCTCCGCGTACCGGCGGCCGATGTCGCCCGGCACCGTCCACACCGCACTGGGCGCGGGCGGCGCCAGCTCGGTCCTCTTCGGCGACGACCCCTTCGCCGCACCGCTCCGGCGAAGGTAGGTGCTCACGTCCGTCCACACGGGCTCGCCCGTCGCGGCGAGCTCCGGCAGCAGTTCGCTCACGACGTCGAACTGCGTGCCCTTGTCGTGCGGTCGCAGGTTCTCGGCCCGCACCCGCAGCGTGAACTTCTCGTCGAGGCGCACGGGCCGGTGCTGGGTGATGCGGTTGGCGACGTGCACCAGGCCCAGCAGCGGGAACGGGAAGTCCGGCTCGGTCATCAACGCCATCTGCAGCGGGAAGGCGAGCACGTGCGGGTACGTGGCGGGCAGGTCGTCGGTCAGGCGGAACCCGCACACCCGGTTGTAGGCGGCGAGGTGGGCCGGGTCGACCGTGACTCCGCCGCGCACGTACTCGGTGTCGGGCAGCGTGGCCTCCCCCGACGGTTTGCGCAGCCCGCCCAGAGCCGCCTTCGGGTACAGCGTCGCGAGGCTCGGCGAGCCGGTGAGTTCCTTCACGGTCATGGTCAGGCTCCCAGGAAGCCCTGGCCGCACACCCGCACGACGTTGCCGTTGACGGCGGACGACGCGGGGTTGGCATACCAGGCGATGGTCTCGGCGACGTCGACGGGCAGACCGCCCTGCGCGAGGCTGGAAAGCCGCCTGCCGAACTCGCGGATCATGAGCGGCACCTGCGCGGTCATCTGGGTCTCGATGAAGCCCGGCGCCACGGCGTTGATCGTGCACCCGCGCTCAGCCAGCTTCTCCGCGGCGTCGTCCACCATGCCGATGACCCCGGCCTTGCTGGCGGCGTAGTTCGCCTGCCCGACGTTGCCCGCGATGCCGGCGATGGAGGACACGCCGACGATCCGGCCGTTGCCGTGGAGGACGCCCTCGCCGAGGAGGGTGTCGTTGACGGCGAGCTGCGCGGCGAGGTTGACCGTGAGCACCGAGTCCCACGCGGCGGCCGACATCTTCCCGAGCGTCTTGTCGCGGGTGATGCCCGCGTTGTGGACGACGACGTCGACGCCGCCGTGGCGCTGGGTGAGGTGGTCGGCGAGTTTCCGGGGCGCGTCGTCGGCAGTGATGTCGAGCTGCAGCGCCGTGCCGCCCACGCGGTTGGCCACGGCCGACAGGTCGCCGCCCTGGGCCGGGATGTCGAGCGCCACCACGTGGGCGCCGTCGCGGGCGAGTACCTCGGCGATGGCGGCACCGATGCCGCGGGACGCGCCGGTGACCAGAGCGGTCTTGCCCGCGAGCGGCGTCGCCCAGTCGGCGGGCGCCTGGGCGGTCTTGGTGCCCGCCGTGCCGATCCGGATCACCTGGCCGGCCACGAAGGCCGACTTCGCCGACAGCAGGAAGCGCATCGTCGACTCCGACGCCTCCTCGGCTCCCTCGGCGACGTAGACGAGCTGCGCCGTGGCGCCGCGCTTGAGTTCCTTGCCGACCGTGCGCGTGAAGCCTTCGAGCGCCCGCTGGGCGATGCGCTCGCGACCGTCGACGAGTTCGGGCGGGGTGCCGAGCACCACCACCCGCCCGGAGGGGCCGATGTCCCGGATCACCGGGTGGAAGAACGAGTACAGCTCGCGCAGGTGCGTCGGGTCGGTGATCCCGGTGGCGTCGAACACGAGCGCGCCGTACCGCACCCCCTCGCCGGGTTCCCGCACGATCTCGATGCCGGCCCTGCCGAGCTGCCCGGTGAGCGTCTTCTCCAGCCTGCTGTCCGGCGCGGCACCCAGAAGTGCGGGACCATCGAGTGGTGGCTGGCCGGGGCGGTAGCGCCGCAGCACGGGCGGCTTGGGCAGCCCCAGCTTCGACGTCACGAGCTTGCCGAGGGGTGTCGTGGTGAACTGCTGGTACTTGTCAGCCATCGGTTGCCTCCCGTGCCCAGTGTGCAGCGCCAGCCTAACCTACCGGCGAGTAGGTTACACTGTGGATGGGTCCCGAGAACGCTGACCAGGGAAGGCGAGAGCCATGAGCCAAGCGCAGAAGTCCGGCGGTGGCCGGTCGCGGTCGAGCCGGAACAAGGCAGCCGGGTCGTCGGCGGCGGCGTCCAAGTCGTCGGCCGGACCGCAGTCGATCCGCAGGGTCGCGATCGTCGGCGCCAACCGCATCCCGTTCGCCCGCTCGAACGGCCCCTACTCCGACGCGTCCAACCAGGACATGCTCACCGCCGCCCTCGACGGCCTGGTCAGCCGGTTCTCCCTGCAGAACGAGCAGATCGGCGAGTTCACCGCCGGTGCGGTGCTGAAGCACTCCCGAGACTTCAACCTCGCCCGCGAGGTCGTGCTGGGCAGCGCGCTGTCTCCCACCACCCCGGCCTCGGACGTGCAGATGGCGTGCGGCACCGGCCTGCAGGCCATCGTCAACGTCGCCAACAAGATCGCGCTGGGCCAGATCGACTCCGCCATCGCGGGAGGCGTGGACACCACGAGCGACGCGCCGCTGGCCGTGAACGACCGGCTGCGCCGACTGCTCGTGAAGCTCAACGCGGCGAAGTCCGCCGGTGAGCGGGTGAAGATCCTCTCCAAGATCCGCCCGGGCCACATCGTGCCGGAGATCCCGCGCAACGCCGAGCCGCGCACCGGACTCTCCATGGGCGAGCACGCGGCGTTGACCGCCAAGGCGTGGGACATCACGCGCGCCGAGCAGGACGAGCTCGCGGCGACCAGCCACCACCGTCTCGCCGCGGCGTACGAGCAGGGTTTCTTCGACGACCTCCTCACGCCGTACCTCGGCCTCACTCGTGACCAGAACCTGCGCCCCGACTCGTCGCCGGAGAAGCTCGCCAAGCTCAAGCCCGTCTTCGGCGGCGCCGACGGCACGATGACGGCGGGCAACTCGACGCCGCTGTCCGACGGCGCGTCCGTCGTCCTGCTCGCCACGGAGGAGTGGGCCAAGGAGCACAACCTGCCCGTGCTGGCGTACCTGACGCTCGCGCAGACCGCCGCCGTGGACTACGTGCACGGCGACGAGGGGCTGCTCATGGCACCCGCCTACGCGGTGCCGCGCCTGCTCGACAAGGCCGGTCTGACACTGGCCGACTTCGACTTCTACGAGATCCACGAGGCGTTCGCCTCCCAGGTGCTCGCCACGCTGAAGGCCTGGGAGGACCCGCAGTTCGCCAAGTCCCGGCTGGGCCGGGACGAGCCGCTGGGCAGCATCGACCGCGCGAAGCTCAACGTCAACGGGTCCTCACTCGCCGCGGGCCACCCGTTCGCGGCGACGGGCGGCCGCATCGTCGGCACCCTCGCCAAGCTCCTGGCGGAGAAGGGGTCGGGCCGCGGCCTGATCTCCATCTGCGCCGCGGGCGGTCAGGGCATCACCGCGATCCTGGAGCGGTAGCAACCCGCCGGGAACCGACCACCGCAGAGGGCCGTCCTCACCACCCGGTGGGGGCGGCCCTCTGCGCTGTCGTGGCGCCCGTTCGCGCTGATCACAGACCCGGCGTCGACCGGTGAGCGCTCTTACGCTGAACCTATGCCTCACACGGACGGCACCGTCGCTGTCCGCGCTCGCGGTGTGGTGAAGACCTACGGCTCCACCCGAGCGCTGGCCGGCGTCGACCTCGACATCCCCACCGGACAAGTCCTCGGACTGCTCGGGCCCAACGGGGCGGGCAAGACCACGATGGTGCGCATCCTCACCACGCTCCTCAGACCGGACGCGGGCGAGGCGATGGTGGCGGGCCACGACGTGCTCACCGAACCCGACGCCGTGCGGCAGAACATCGGCCTGTCCGGCCAGTACGCGGCCGTGGACGAGAACCTCACCGGCGCCGAGAACCTCTACCTGATCGGGAGGCTGTACGGGCTGTCGAAGCGACGCGCCAAGGAACGCGCCCGCGAACTGCTCGACCGCTTCGCCCTCACCGACGCCGCCGACCGGTCGGCCAAGGGCTACTCGGGCGGCATGCGCAGGAGGTTGGACCTCGCCGGCGCGCTCGTGGCCGAGCCGCGGGTCGTGGTGCTCGACGAACCGACCACCGGTCTCGACCCCCGAGGCAGGCTCGGGATGTGGGAGGTCATCGAGCAGCTCGTCGCCACCGGAGCGACGGTGCTCCTCACCACCCAGTACCTGGAGGAGGCCGACCGCCTCGCCGACACGATCGTCGTCATCGACCGGGGCCAGGTCATCGCGCGCGGCACCGCCGACGAACTCAAGGGCCGGATCGGCGGTGAACGGCTCGAACTCGTCGTGGGTGAGGACACCGACGTCGAACCGGTGGTCCGCGTGCTCAAGGAGGTCGGCACGAGCGAACCGGTGCTCGACGAGCACACCCGCAGCGTCTCGGTGTTCGTCGACACCGGCGCGAGTGCGCTTGTGGAGGCGCTGCGCAAGCTCGACTCCCGCGACGTCGCGCTCGCCGACGTCGCCCTGCACCGCCCCACCCTGGACGACGTCTTCCTGTCGCTGACCGGCCGCGCCACCGAGGAGGACCCGACACCATGAACGCCGCCAAGGTCA from the Saccharomonospora azurea NA-128 genome contains:
- a CDS encoding dihydrolipoamide acetyltransferase family protein, with translation MPEYKQFPLADTAEGLTEAEILDWKVKPGDEVTVNQIVVEIETAKAAVELPIPWAGVVTELLVEPGQTVEVGTPILTVDVDPHGTASGSAPAATAAGEANGDEEEMKPLVGYGSKASSAKRRPRKKAGGAPSTPAAPPVAAVATPVQAVEVVKPRQPADDKVADTTPAAYVPLAKPPVRKLAKELGVDLRTVTGSADGGVITREDVYRAAEGATNGAAVSSGPAAATAAQAGSYDPATRERRVPIRGVRKATAQAMVNSAYTAPHVTEFLTVDVTPMMELRDKLRRTPEFADVKLTPLAFAAKAVCLAATRTPDVNAVWDDAAGEIVYKDYVHLGIAAATPRGLVVPKVRDADALSLAELAAAIGELTATARDGKTTPEAMLNGTFTITNVGVFGVDTGTPIINPGESAILALGAIRDMPWVVDGELAVRKVMQLSLSFDHRVVDGQQGSQFLADVGALLADPAMAITY
- a CDS encoding NUDIX hydrolase, with translation MAGDTVDRVIDKVAWIRIEDGRVLVARSRGKDVFYLPGGKREPGEADVDTLVREIAEELSVTVVRGTESLVGVFDGPADSGNGVRVRMTCYTADHEGTITPDHEIEEVRWLRHADSSLLSLASRVVLDHLHANALLD
- a CDS encoding FxsA family protein: MAAIFLLWVIAEIAAIWAVASLVGFLATLGLLLAGALLGSWLARREGGKAARAVMDTARAGRSPHQEVTDSMLVGLGGLLIFVPGFVSDVAGLLLLLKPTRSVVRRAWMKRLQRRGPAMRPGFGGPRASSRVIVVDSEVVDEPGGPRDERRDPPQRPVIESE
- a CDS encoding TetR/AcrR family transcriptional regulator, with product MAQDVQRSPERAKRLPRPVREKQILDAAVEVFSRHGYHLASMDEISDVAGVSKPMIYSYLGAKEELFGHCVRRESQRLLEAVRDGVRADVPPDMQLWHGLRSFYGFVAAYRESWIVLHRHALTAGGPFAEEITALRARAVALVRDLVVSAGTERGLASQAEFSGEGMAAALVGAAESLADWWLDHPDVADGVLASWLMNLTWLGFNDLVEGRVWRPTEPAE
- a CDS encoding MaoC/PaaZ C-terminal domain-containing protein, producing MTVKELTGSPSLATLYPKAALGGLRKPSGEATLPDTEYVRGGVTVDPAHLAAYNRVCGFRLTDDLPATYPHVLAFPLQMALMTEPDFPFPLLGLVHVANRITQHRPVRLDEKFTLRVRAENLRPHDKGTQFDVVSELLPELAATGEPVWTDVSTYLRRSGAAKGSSPKRTELAPPAPSAVWTVPGDIGRRYAEVSGDRNPIHLHPLTARAFGFRSAIAHGMWSKARCLAAFEGRLPEAYTIDVRFQLPVLLPAKAAFTTWRTDDAGNAGWAFELWNARKPKPHLKGTITAG
- a CDS encoding 3-oxoacyl-ACP reductase, which produces MADKYQQFTTTPLGKLVTSKLGLPKPPVLRRYRPGQPPLDGPALLGAAPDSRLEKTLTGQLGRAGIEIVREPGEGVRYGALVFDATGITDPTHLRELYSFFHPVIRDIGPSGRVVVLGTPPELVDGRERIAQRALEGFTRTVGKELKRGATAQLVYVAEGAEEASESTMRFLLSAKSAFVAGQVIRIGTAGTKTAQAPADWATPLAGKTALVTGASRGIGAAIAEVLARDGAHVVALDIPAQGGDLSAVANRVGGTALQLDITADDAPRKLADHLTQRHGGVDVVVHNAGITRDKTLGKMSAAAWDSVLTVNLAAQLAVNDTLLGEGVLHGNGRIVGVSSIAGIAGNVGQANYAASKAGVIGMVDDAAEKLAERGCTINAVAPGFIETQMTAQVPLMIREFGRRLSSLAQGGLPVDVAETIAWYANPASSAVNGNVVRVCGQGFLGA
- a CDS encoding acetyl-CoA C-acetyltransferase, whose product is MSQAQKSGGGRSRSSRNKAAGSSAAASKSSAGPQSIRRVAIVGANRIPFARSNGPYSDASNQDMLTAALDGLVSRFSLQNEQIGEFTAGAVLKHSRDFNLAREVVLGSALSPTTPASDVQMACGTGLQAIVNVANKIALGQIDSAIAGGVDTTSDAPLAVNDRLRRLLVKLNAAKSAGERVKILSKIRPGHIVPEIPRNAEPRTGLSMGEHAALTAKAWDITRAEQDELAATSHHRLAAAYEQGFFDDLLTPYLGLTRDQNLRPDSSPEKLAKLKPVFGGADGTMTAGNSTPLSDGASVVLLATEEWAKEHNLPVLAYLTLAQTAAVDYVHGDEGLLMAPAYAVPRLLDKAGLTLADFDFYEIHEAFASQVLATLKAWEDPQFAKSRLGRDEPLGSIDRAKLNVNGSSLAAGHPFAATGGRIVGTLAKLLAEKGSGRGLISICAAGGQGITAILER
- a CDS encoding daunorubicin resistance protein DrrA family ABC transporter ATP-binding protein is translated as MPHTDGTVAVRARGVVKTYGSTRALAGVDLDIPTGQVLGLLGPNGAGKTTMVRILTTLLRPDAGEAMVAGHDVLTEPDAVRQNIGLSGQYAAVDENLTGAENLYLIGRLYGLSKRRAKERARELLDRFALTDAADRSAKGYSGGMRRRLDLAGALVAEPRVVVLDEPTTGLDPRGRLGMWEVIEQLVATGATVLLTTQYLEEADRLADTIVVIDRGQVIARGTADELKGRIGGERLELVVGEDTDVEPVVRVLKEVGTSEPVLDEHTRSVSVFVDTGASALVEALRKLDSRDVALADVALHRPTLDDVFLSLTGRATEEDPTP